The Vitis vinifera cultivar Pinot Noir 40024 chromosome 1, ASM3070453v1 DNA segment GCTAGGAGGATCTAATGGTTCAGCAGTTGGGGAACACCCTTATGGTGAACATCCTTCTAGGACACTGTTTGTGAGAAATATAAATAGCAATGTTGAAGATTCTGAGTTACGGATCCTTTTTGAGGTATTTAATCTGACTTTATTTCTATCAATGTTTTTGTCTCTTTGGGTGCACctgtttattaatattttcttcttgaatgCACAGCAATATGGAGATATTCGTGCCCTTTATACGGCCTGCAAGCATCGTGGTTTTGTTATGATCTCATATTATGATATAAGAGCAGCCCGAAATGCAATGAGAGCACTCCAGAACAAACCATTGAGGCGTAGGAAGCTTGACATTCATTATTCTATTCCAAAGGTGTGATACTTTATTTTCATCCTATGTAGAGCATGTGGCATTTCTTGCTTTGATTAAGTAATCCTCATGTTAGCTTTGTAGTTATCACTTGTTAGGATAATCATTATTTTTGCAGGTATGCTGTTTTAGTATGTTCATCACATGCTTTATTCACTTGTACATGAATCTTGTTGCTTGACTCATTGCCTTGTGGGTTATCTTTGTTAGGACAACCCTCCAGAAAAGGATGTTAATCAGGGCACCCTTGTGGTCTTTAACCTAGATCCTTCTGTAACAAATGATGAACTACTTCAGATATTTGGTGTTTATGGAGAGATTAAAGAGGTGAGTTGTTTGTGAGTTTTCTGCATTGCACTTATCAAGTACAATTGGGACATGAGTGATTTGGCTAGTTCCTCTTCCTGGAATGCAGATCCGTGAAACTCCACACAGAAGTCATCACAAATTTGTAGAGTTTTATGATATAAGAGCTGCAGAAGCTGCTCTTCGTGCTTTGAATAGAAGTGATATTGCTGGGAAACGGATTAAACTTGAACCAAGCCGTCCTGGTGGTGCAAGACGGTGGGTATTGTCCAAGCACAATAACTatccctttttcttctttctttttctttgttttcctttttactgTAGCCtattttgaaattagaaaattatttcagaagatattttatttaacaatCAGTTTTAGACAGAAAGTCCAAAACCTGCATTCCTACTTAATGATGGTGTTTGATACTTCTAATTAAGTTTGTTGATAATATTGACTGGGACTGGCTCATTTTAATTTGTGATAATTTATTTTgggttaattttttcttttagagtTTATTTCTGAATTTTCCCCTTTTCTACAGTTTGATGCAACAATTTCCTTCTGAGCTGGAGGAAGATGAATCAGGTCTTTATCTGCAACAGAATAACACTCCTAACAATTCAACAACAGGATTCCCTGGTATGGTTACTGCTAATATGATACCCTGCTCATAGAATATGGATTCTAGATAAAACGTGTTTATGTTGTCTCATGAAGCTTTGTTAACAGGACCAGCTTCACTTGGAGCAATTACCTCTAGCAGCATGGAGAATGGAACAATTATGGGAGTACACTCTGGAATCCCATTTCCTATTAGACCCTTCCTGGAAAAtgtgtctcatcatgggatctCTTCTAGTGTTCCGAACACCTTACCCTCTCTCTTGTCTGTCGAATCAGTTGGCAGTCAATCTGGTCTTGCTGAGTCCAGCCGCTCACAGGGCcaattgaaatttgattttcgAGGCACACAAAGTTTGCACCCTCATTCACTCCCAGAGTATAATGATGGTTTAGCTAATGGTGCTCCCTGCAATCCTGTGGGCACCATGGCTGCCAACATCAATCCCAGGCCAGAAAGAATTGAGAATAGGCAGTTGTCTGGAGCAAACTCGAATGGCCTCACAGTTGAACTTAATGATGGTGGTAAGTGTGATGAATCACTaggttgttttcatttttatgcatCTGTTCCCTACTCTTAAATAACTGTTAAAGCCATACATACTGGTACCAGGATGAAAGCTTTTGCAttcccagaaaaaaaaaaaatgtaaatgaaaGAGGGCAAAATATGCAATTGTGATATGCTTGCAACTGGCCTTTCTCAAGCCAGCCAGCTTGCTTTCCATGAAGTCATTGTAAATGTCTGAAGATAGTAGAATAGAGCTGATGCATATGCTTCATGTATATCCTTGTGCTGTTTTAGAATGTGGAAAGGTGGAGAAACCTGCTAACTTCTTGTCTTATCTATTGCTTTTTGTTTGTAGATCACAGTATTTGTGTTTTAAGTGTTGGTTGGGTATTCATCACGTTGCTAAAGTGAACCTTCATAAAGTTAAGATAACAGGGAGCTTCATGCAATGAATaattaagctttttttttttagctagAAGAAACATGGAATTTAGTCagttgaatttgattttttccaTTATACTGAAGTAACTGATCTCTGCTCTCTTGTCCAGTTTTTGGTTCTTCTGGAAATGGAAGTTGTCCTCTTCCTGGACATCATTATATGTGGAGTAATTCGCATCACCCTCAGTCTCCAGGCATGATGTGGCCGAACTCACCATCCTTTATGAATGGGATTGGCACTGCTCATCCTCCACCTAGATTGCATGGACTTCCTAGGGCACCATCTCATATGCTGAATACTATGCTATCTATTAATAACCACCATGTGGGATCAGCACCAACTGTTAATCCTTCTATCTGGGACAGGCGGCATACCTATGCTGGGGAATCCTCTGAGGCTTCTGGGTTTCATCCAGGTTCTCTTGGGAGTATGAGAATTTCCAATAACTCACTGCATCCTTTGGAATTTGCTCCTCATAATATCTTCCCTTCTGTTGGTGGGAACTGCATAGATCTTTCCATTCCCCCTAAAAATGTTGGACTGCACTCCCATCATCAGAGGTGCCTGATGTTTCCTGGCAGAAGCCAACTGATTCCTATGATGAGTTCCTTTGACCCTCCTAATGAGCGTTCTAGAAGCCGTAGAAATGACAACAGTTCCAATCAGGTTGACAACAAGAAACAATATGAACTTGATATTGACCGCATACTGCGAGGGGAGGACACCCGGACAACACTCATGATAAAGAACATTCCCAACAAGTATGTGGCATTTCACTTTGATTCTATTTTTCATAGTTGTATGTTTCTTATCGTTTTTTATAGGTTTGTTTCCAGACATGCAGGAGAGAACTACTTATCCTTGAACTTCACTACTGCTATTTCCAGTGTGTACTGGTTAGAAATGCaggaaggaaattaaaaaataaaaataaatccagCCATAC contains these protein-coding regions:
- the LOC100260954 gene encoding protein MEI2-like 4 isoform X3, with translation MADRNAGGKSIASSPMEKLIPTESQTVNCWEQSEPYLIRDQKVNLSSERHAVGAERVVRNSLDMWRTVEHDLGTRSNANVHSASYFMEGDKINMTGSQYENGLFSSSLSELFNRKLRLSSNNGLYGHSVDTVAPHHEEEDLFESLEEIEAQTIGNLLPNEDDLLSGVADVLDYVVQPSNGDDLEDIDLFSSVGGMDLGDDGSSAGQRNSEYPGGMSNGQLGGSNGSAVGEHPYGEHPSRTLFVRNINSNVEDSELRILFEQYGDIRALYTACKHRGFVMISYYDIRAARNAMRALQNKPLRRRKLDIHYSIPKDNPPEKDVNQGTLVVFNLDPSVTNDELLQIFGVYGEIKEIRETPHRSHHKFVEFYDIRAAEAALRALNRSDIAGKRIKLEPSRPGGARRLMQQFPSELEEDESGLYLQQNNTPNNSTTGFPGPASLGAITSSSMENGTIMGVHSGIPFPIRPFLENVSHHGISSSVPNTLPSLLSVESVGSQSGLAESSRSQGQLKFDFRGTQSLHPHSLPEYNDGLANGAPCNPVGTMAANINPRPERIENRQLSGANSNGLTVELNDGVFGSSGNGSCPLPGHHYMWSNSHHPQSPGMMWPNSPSFMNGIGTAHPPPRLHGLPRAPSHMLNTMLSINNHHVGSAPTVNPSIWDRRHTYAGESSEASGFHPGSLGSMRISNNSLHPLEFAPHNIFPSVGGNCIDLSIPPKNVGLHSHHQRCLMFPGRSQLIPMMSSFDPPNERSRSRRNDNSSNQVDNKKQYELDIDRILRGEDTRTTLMIKNIPNKYTSKMLLAAIDERHRGTYDFIYLPIDFKNKCNVGYAFINMTDPCQIIPFYQAFNGKKWEKFNSEKVASLAYARIQGKAALIAHFQNSSLMNEDKRCRPILFHTDGPNAGDQVPFPMGVNVRSRPGKTRTSSNEDNHQGSPPNLTTGEDYSNGDSSSGSTKDSD
- the LOC100260954 gene encoding protein MEI2-like 4 isoform X2; amino-acid sequence: MPSKMTDLHGWSRSSYFSEEACLPSERQVGFWKAETMADRNAGGKSIASSPMEKLIPTESQTVNCWEQSEPYLIRDQKVNLSSERHAVGAERVVRNSLDMWRTVEHDLGTRSNANVHSASYFMEGDKINMTGSQYENGLFSSSLSELFNRKLRLSSNNGLYGHSVDTVAPHHEEEDLFESLEEIEAQTIGNLLPNEDDLLSGVADVLDYVVQPSNGDDLEDIDLFSSVGGMDLGDDGSSAGQRNSEYPGGMSNGQLGGSNGSAVGEHPYGEHPSRTLFVRNINSNVEDSELRILFEQYGDIRALYTACKHRGFVMISYYDIRAARNAMRALQNKPLRRRKLDIHYSIPKDNPPEKDVNQGTLVVFNLDPSVTNDELLQIFGVYGEIKEIRETPHRSHHKFVEFYDIRAAEAALRALNRSDIAGKRIKLEPSRPGGARRLMQQFPSELEEDESGLYLQQNNTPNNSTTGFPGPASLGAITSSSMENGTIMGVHSGIPFPIRPFLENVSHHGISSSVPNTLPSLLSVESVGSQSGLAESSRSQGQLKFDFRGTQSLHPHSLPEYNDGLANGAPCNPVGTMAANINPRPERIENRQLSGANSNGLTVELNDGVFGSSGNGSCPLPGHHYMWSNSHHPQSPGMMWPNSPSFMNGIGTAHPPPRLHGLPRAPSHMLNTMLSINNHHVGSAPTVNPSIWDRRHTYAGESSEASGFHPGSLGSMRISNNSLHPLEFAPHNIFPSVGGNCIDLSIPPKNVGLHSHHQRCLMFPGRSQLIPMMSSFDPPNERSRSRRNDNSSNQVDNKKQYELDIDRILRGEDTRTTLMIKNIPNKYTSKMLLAAIDERHRGTYDFIYLPIDFKNKCNVGYAFINMTDPCQIIPFYQAFNGKKWEKFNSEKVASLAYARIQGKAALIAHFQNSSLMNEDKRCRPILFHTDGPNAGDQVPFPMGVNVRSRPGKTRTSSNEDNHQGSPPNLTTGEDYSNGDSSSGSTKDSD
- the LOC100260954 gene encoding protein MEI2-like 4 isoform X1, whose product is MPSKMTDLHGWSRSSYFSEEACLPSERQVGFWKAETMADRNGGKSIASSPMEKLIPTESQTVNCWEQSEPYLIRDQKVNLSSERHAVGAERVVRNSLDMWRTVEHDLGTRSNANVHSASYFMEGDKINMTGSQYENGLFSSSLSELFNRKLRLSSNNGLYGHSVDTVAPHHEEEDLFESLEEIEAQTIGNLLPNEDDLLSGVADVLDYVVQPSNGDDLEDIDLFSSVGGMDLGDDGSSAGQRNSEYPGGMSNGQLGGSNGSAVGEHPYGEHPSRTLFVRNINSNVEDSELRILFEQYGDIRALYTACKHRGFVMISYYDIRAARNAMRALQNKPLRRRKLDIHYSIPKDNPPEKDVNQGTLVVFNLDPSVTNDELLQIFGVYGEIKEIRETPHRSHHKFVEFYDIRAAEAALRALNRSDIAGKRIKLEPSRPGGARRLMQQFPSELEEDESGLYLQQNNTPNNSTTGFPGPASLGAITSSSMENGTIMGVHSGIPFPIRPFLENVSHHGISSSVPNTLPSLLSVESVGSQSGLAESSRSQGQLKFDFRGTQSLHPHSLPEYNDGLANGAPCNPVGTMAANINPRPERIENRQLSGANSNGLTVELNDGVFGSSGNGSCPLPGHHYMWSNSHHPQSPGMMWPNSPSFMNGIGTAHPPPRLHGLPRAPSHMLNTMLSINNHHVGSAPTVNPSIWDRRHTYAGESSEASGFHPGSLGSMRISNNSLHPLEFAPHNIFPSVGGNCIDLSIPPKNVGLHSHHQRCLMFPGRSQLIPMMSSFDPPNERSRSRRNDNSSNQVDNKKQYELDIDRILRGEDTRTTLMIKNIPNKYTSKMLLAAIDERHRGTYDFIYLPIDFKNKCNVGYAFINMTDPCQIIPFYQAFNGKKWEKFNSEKVASLAYARIQGKAALIAHFQNSSLMNEDKRCRPILFHTDGPNAGDQVPFPMGVNVRSRPGKTRTSSNEDNHQGSPPNLTTGEDYSNGDSSSGSTKDSD
- the LOC100260954 gene encoding protein MEI2-like 4 isoform X4, whose amino-acid sequence is MADRNGGKSIASSPMEKLIPTESQTVNCWEQSEPYLIRDQKVNLSSERHAVGAERVVRNSLDMWRTVEHDLGTRSNANVHSASYFMEGDKINMTGSQYENGLFSSSLSELFNRKLRLSSNNGLYGHSVDTVAPHHEEEDLFESLEEIEAQTIGNLLPNEDDLLSGVADVLDYVVQPSNGDDLEDIDLFSSVGGMDLGDDGSSAGQRNSEYPGGMSNGQLGGSNGSAVGEHPYGEHPSRTLFVRNINSNVEDSELRILFEQYGDIRALYTACKHRGFVMISYYDIRAARNAMRALQNKPLRRRKLDIHYSIPKDNPPEKDVNQGTLVVFNLDPSVTNDELLQIFGVYGEIKEIRETPHRSHHKFVEFYDIRAAEAALRALNRSDIAGKRIKLEPSRPGGARRLMQQFPSELEEDESGLYLQQNNTPNNSTTGFPGPASLGAITSSSMENGTIMGVHSGIPFPIRPFLENVSHHGISSSVPNTLPSLLSVESVGSQSGLAESSRSQGQLKFDFRGTQSLHPHSLPEYNDGLANGAPCNPVGTMAANINPRPERIENRQLSGANSNGLTVELNDGVFGSSGNGSCPLPGHHYMWSNSHHPQSPGMMWPNSPSFMNGIGTAHPPPRLHGLPRAPSHMLNTMLSINNHHVGSAPTVNPSIWDRRHTYAGESSEASGFHPGSLGSMRISNNSLHPLEFAPHNIFPSVGGNCIDLSIPPKNVGLHSHHQRCLMFPGRSQLIPMMSSFDPPNERSRSRRNDNSSNQVDNKKQYELDIDRILRGEDTRTTLMIKNIPNKYTSKMLLAAIDERHRGTYDFIYLPIDFKNKCNVGYAFINMTDPCQIIPFYQAFNGKKWEKFNSEKVASLAYARIQGKAALIAHFQNSSLMNEDKRCRPILFHTDGPNAGDQVPFPMGVNVRSRPGKTRTSSNEDNHQGSPPNLTTGEDYSNGDSSSGSTKDSD